Part of the Deinococcus roseus genome, CCCAGGTGAAGGCTTTCTTGTAAGGGCGGTCACTGGTGAGGGCGTCGTACACGTCTACGACCGCAAAGATGCGGGCCAGATGGGGAATGCTCTTGCCGCTCAGGCCTTCAGGATAGCCCGTGCCATTCCAGCGCTCCTGGTGGTACAGAACCACATCCAGCACACTGGGACGCAGGGTGGGGATGCCCTGCAGCAGGTGGTATCCGACCTGGGGGTGTTCCTGGATGTGCTTGCGTTCTTCATCGGTGAGTTTGCCCGGTTTGAGCAGCACCATGTCGGAGATGGCCACCTTGCCCACATCGTGCAGGTAAGCGCCCAGACGCAGGTCGTCCAGCTCCTGTTCACTGACTTTCAGGCGGCGGCCCAGCCTTCCGGCCAGTTCCGTGACCCGCTCGGTGTGGCCCTTGGTTTCAAAGTCCCGGTATTCCAGCACCAGACCCATGGCCCTCAGGGTTTCTTCTCTGGCCCGGGTGAGGTTGGCAAGGTCCACCAGACGGCCAAAAGTCAGGCTGACCCGCTCAGAAACCACGGTCAGCAGTTTGCGGGTGGCCTCGGAAGCGGTCATGCGCACAGGGGCACCCAGCAGCAGGAAACCCAGCACCTCGCCGTTGCCATGAATGGGCAGCACCCCGAAACTGGCCCACAATTCGGTGTTGCCCAGCAGGTGGTCCAGCGCAGAAGTGCTGCCCGACTGGTACAGCTGCGGCCCCAGTTTGCGGAACATCAGCAGGAACCGAATTTTGTTGATGCGCTGGGCAATGCCCTGCAATTCATGCTCCAGAGGCCCACCAGCTGCTCCGGTGTTCCAGTGCAGCACCGCCTGCTGGTCCACGAATTTGATGTAGCCCCCATAACGGTATTCCGTGAGGGGAAGCACAGCTTTCAAGGCACCAGTGGCAAGGTCATCTGGATCGGTCACGGTCTCGAAGTGGTAGGTGAGGTTCAGCAGGGCAGCATAGCGGTCCTGGCGCTCCTGGGCATCGAGTTCGGCCTGTTTGCGGGAGGTGATGTCGCTGGTGGTCAGGTGGTAATCGTGACCTCCCGCAGAACGGAGCACCTTACGGGAACGCGAAGACACCCAGCGCACCTCACCATGCCGGTTGAGGATGCGGTACTCGAAAGGAAATTCCTCTCCGAGGTCCTCAACCTGCAGATTGATGTGGTGTTCTGAGTGAATCACCCGGTGGTCTTCGGGGTGAATCAGGGATTCCGGTTTGAGGCCCAGAAGTTCCTCTGCACTGTAGCCCAGCAAACGCTGCACCGAGGGTGAAGCATAAGTGCAGGTGCCTTCTGTGGAGTACACCCTCAGGAAGCTGTCGGTCTGGTCCAGCAAATGGTCCAGCGATGGATGCAGGGGTTTGCATGCCACCGCCAGCACCGCACTGTCCAGCGGGGTGATGGTGAGCTGGTGGTTTCCAGCATTCAGCTCCATGCCCTGGGGCATGCGGGCCAGGTCCGATTCGGACACTGGAAAGAGCCGCTTGAAGCTCTCTCCCACCAGGGCCGCTGCAGGCATCCCCGTGAGGCGGACTGCACTGGCATTGGCATAAGTCACCATCCAGTCAGAGCTGAGCTGCTGGAATTCCAGCAGCAACAATCCCTCGGTGCTGACATCCAGCAGGCGCTGCACCCATGGGCTGGATGGGAGGTTCGGAACCGGACTCGGGTCAAATTCGGGAAGGTTCATGTGAAGATCGCCTCCTGACAGGCACACGTTCATCCTCAGTATGATTTATCACAGGGCTCTGGGGTGTGATGTGGCAGGAAATGGGCAGAAGGCAGAAAGCAGAAGGCTGAATCAACAAACAGGGAATGTTCAAAAAGATGGTTTTCTCATCAGACATTGGCAAAAGCTCTTTTGGCCTTCTGCCTTCTGCAAAGGTGACACTTGTCACCTCCATCCCTTGACAGCCGTGACTACTGCAGAAAAAGCCTGCCCTTTAACCTGAGGGCATGAAAGCCATCGAAGTTGAGAATGTCAAAAAACATTTTGGAAACGTAGAAGCCCTGAAAGGCGTGACTTTTTCGGCCCAGCAGGGGGAGGTGGTGGCCTTTCTGGGCCCCAACGGTGCAGGCAAAACCACCACCATCAGCATCATGCTGGGCATGCGTGCCCCCAGCAGTGGAACTGTAAAAGTGTTCGGGATGAACCCCCGAATCCCAAAGGCCAGAGCGCGTCTGGGAGCCATGCTGCAGGAAAGCGATCTGCCTGCCACCCTGAAAGTCAAAGAAGCGGTGGAGCTGTTCAGAAGGCTGTACCCCAGGTCTTTGCCTTTTCAGCAGATCATGGACATGGCAGACCTGACCGAGATTGCAGACCGCCTGTGCGGCAACCTCTCGGGTGGGCAACGTCGCCGCCTGAGTTTCGCCCTCAGTGTGTGTGGAAACCCCGATGTGCTGTTCCTGGA contains:
- a CDS encoding HD domain-containing phosphohydrolase, with translation MNLPEFDPSPVPNLPSSPWVQRLLDVSTEGLLLLEFQQLSSDWMVTYANASAVRLTGMPAAALVGESFKRLFPVSESDLARMPQGMELNAGNHQLTITPLDSAVLAVACKPLHPSLDHLLDQTDSFLRVYSTEGTCTYASPSVQRLLGYSAEELLGLKPESLIHPEDHRVIHSEHHINLQVEDLGEEFPFEYRILNRHGEVRWVSSRSRKVLRSAGGHDYHLTTSDITSRKQAELDAQERQDRYAALLNLTYHFETVTDPDDLATGALKAVLPLTEYRYGGYIKFVDQQAVLHWNTGAAGGPLEHELQGIAQRINKIRFLLMFRKLGPQLYQSGSTSALDHLLGNTELWASFGVLPIHGNGEVLGFLLLGAPVRMTASEATRKLLTVVSERVSLTFGRLVDLANLTRAREETLRAMGLVLEYRDFETKGHTERVTELAGRLGRRLKVSEQELDDLRLGAYLHDVGKVAISDMVLLKPGKLTDEERKHIQEHPQVGYHLLQGIPTLRPSVLDVVLYHQERWNGTGYPEGLSGKSIPHLARIFAVVDVYDALTSDRPYKKAFTWENACEILQKESGTFLDPEITGEFIRMITESQASSSRSSAD
- a CDS encoding ABC transporter ATP-binding protein; this translates as MKAIEVENVKKHFGNVEALKGVTFSAQQGEVVAFLGPNGAGKTTTISIMLGMRAPSSGTVKVFGMNPRIPKARARLGAMLQESDLPATLKVKEAVELFRRLYPRSLPFQQIMDMADLTEIADRLCGNLSGGQRRRLSFALSVCGNPDVLFLDEPTVAMDVQSRAAFWDSVRKFKSEGKTIILTTHHLEEADALSDRVLVIDHGKVIVEGTPRAIKEQVGGTRIRFHGQVQEQQLQNLPGVTRVNINGVNEVYTRAPEAALREILQHDITDLEVSKASLEEAFLNITARN